The window AAATGCTAAGTTGTCAAAGTCTCTGAAAATATCCACCTGTAACTGGAAATCGTTATTAGGGGGTACAAGCACAGAACTCATGTGACACATTGCTAAAGGCGACATGGTTCATTATTTAATCCTACAACATTAGCTTAAACCAGAAACAGAACCGTTAAAGGTCAAGTATAACTTACGTGAGACACACTGCTAAATTCTTCATAGAGTACAGCAACCTTGAGAAGAAAGTCGCACAGGATTGCAGGGGATAGCTCCATACACACTTGCTTCACAACCGCCGGAAAGCTTTGCAAATGCACAGCGAGATCAGATGCCTCCTGAGGCAGGAGCTGAACCACCTTACTCTGTTCAAAAAAGACACGTAACATCATTATTCCGGCACTAAGAGTAAAAGATTCCGAAGCAAGTTAGATTAACACTTACTCTGTTGACGGCTTGAATATCTATTGCAGCACTTTCAATGAATCGACAAATGGCGCTGTAGAAAAGTTGCAGGCGAAATGCATTGTTCCCATTGGACGAGAGAAGCACATCTTTGTTGATTTTGCAGTTGTTGCTCTTACCCCTCCCAATGTTCTTCAAGACAGCATACTTGATTCCTCCGAGTGCAAGTTGCTCAGCCAGTGTTCCAAGTTCAAGACCTTTCTGGTAACCTCTTTGAAGAAGCACTTCTTCAAAGCTTATCATGACGCCAGAGATTAAGCTGGAAATAACGACTGATGATGGATCA of the Papaver somniferum cultivar HN1 unplaced genomic scaffold, ASM357369v1 unplaced-scaffold_12713, whole genome shotgun sequence genome contains:
- the LOC113331708 gene encoding arginine--tRNA ligase, chloroplastic/mitochondrial-like translates to MMQIGETQLPLVDKDGGYRQTATHLTYIRKRLVDEEIGWLIFVVDSHQKASFDKYVEAAKAAKWLPADDGKPIPKMSFLGLVADPSSVVISSLISGVMISFEEVLLQRGYQKGLELGTLAEQLALGGIKYAVLKNIGRGKSNNCKINKDVLLSSNGNNAFRLQLFYSAICRFIESAAIDIQAVNRSKVVQLLPQEASDLAVHLQSFPAVVKQVCMELSPAILCDFLLKVAVLYEEFSSVSHVSYT